GCTGGTGCGGCTGCGGATGATGTTACAGGTCCGGTCCAGCGGCTCCCGCCGTCCTGTAAGCAGCCGGGATGCCGGTCCTAGTTTCGGGCTGTGGCCGTTAGACGAGTCCAGTCAGATCACCCCTGGAAGTTACCCCGAGCTTGGTGAAGACCTGGTACAGATGGCCTTCGACGGTCCGGACCGAGACGCCCATCTCCAACGCGATGTCCCGGTTTGATGAGCCCCTGCCCGCAAGCCGTGCGATCTGGCGCTCCCTGCTGGTCAGGAGGGGACTGCCGCTGCTGGGCACGATCGGCAAACTGGCCACAGTGGCAGCAAGAACATCAAGCCGGGCCTGCGCTGTCCTGGCAGATACGGAGTCTCCGGCCTGGCGGGCGTAGTCCACTGCCAACGCCATGCACCTGGCCTCCACCGCATCCAGTTCCAGCGTCGCGGCCAGCTCCCCGCCGGCCAGGAGTGTCTTGGCGTCCTTGCTCCTGCTGCCCACAGCGATCAGGCGCGAGATTTCCGCGAGCGGGCCCTGACGGTGACCGGCCACGTCCTCCATCAGCCGGAAGTCGGCCTCGGTTCCGTTGACGGTGGCCCCGAGCAGGCTGATCCCGGCCAGGGTGTACCTCCCGGCCGCGATATTCTGCCGGGCAGACTCTTTCAGGCGGGCCGCGGAGTCGGCTTCACCCAGCCAGCGGCCGGCCATGTCCGCGCAGAATTCAATGATGCTGCGGGTCGGGAAGCTGCAGGGTCCGGCGGGCCTCCGGAGCTTCTCCAGATACTTGCGGGCCTGTCCGGCGTTGCCGATCTGCGCATAGGCCAGCGCAATGGCGGCATAGGCGGCATGAAGTGAGCTGTGGGCCGGCCGGAGCTCCAATTGCGCCGCTGCGGACAACAGGGAATCCAGGGCGGCCGCACCACGGCCCGAGTAGACGTAGGCAATTCCTGCTGACAGCTCAGCCGCGGCGCTGCGGTATGGAAGCCGGTGCGCTTCCCGGGTGCCGGGCGGATCCAGGAGGTCGATGCAGCGGCGCCATTGTCCTGCCATCAGCAGAACGAGGTAGGCCTCGGCAGCAAACCGCTCGCGCAGACCCACGATGTGGGCGGCGTCAGAGATTTGGCCTCCCAGCTGCCGCATCAGGCGCAGCGCGTCCATCTCACGTCCGGTCAGGGAAAGGGCGGTCATCAGAATCACGGAAGAGTTCATCCGGAACCAGGTGTCCGCGTTCCGGGCGGGATTCGCGGCCGCTTCGAGAGCTGGAATCATGGAGGAGAAGTCGCCGACGAAAGCCTTATACTCGAACTCGCTCAGGCTGATGCGATTCGCGGCGGCAGCGAGCGGGTCAGGCCAGCTGTCAGCCAAGCCTTGTTCAACTCCGAGCCTTCTCCTTGCTTCCTCAAGCAGGCCGGGGACCCGTTCGGTGTGCTCCGGCAGCCACACCATCACCTGTGACTTGGCAGCTACGACATGGGCGTATTCTTTCGCACTCAGGCTGTCCAGCTGCGGCCTGGAGATGTCGTCAAGGGCTGCCATCGCCTGGATGGGAAGGTCAAGCAGCAGGTAGGCAGCCGCCTTCTGCCGCTGGGCGGGCACCCACTGGGGGTCATCTCTTTTGAGCGCCTCGGCATAGGTGAGGGCGAGATGCGGGTCAAAGAGCTGGACCGCGGCCTCGGCTGCGGCCAAAGCCATGTCAGGGCTCAGCTCAGCTTCGCACTCATGCGTCCAGGCAGCGAAGGCCATCAGTTCGTCCACCGTCATGGCCGAGGGATCCGGCTCCACACCGCCCAGCAGCAGGTTCCGAAGCTCCCGCCGCCTGGCGATGCTTAGCCAGGAGCGGACCACGTCTCCAACGTACTTTTCCCGGAGCGATACCCACCGGCTGTCAGAACCGTCAATGTCGAGGAGACCGGCGTCCTCCATGTCTGCCACGATCCCCGCACCGTAAAGAGTGGTGAGCCTCGAGAGCTCCACGCTCCTGGCGCAGGACAGCATCTCAATGACTTCCCGGGTCTCCGGGGTCTTCCTCGCCCAGCGGGACCGGACGATATCGTCGAGGCTGGCCGCGCCGTCGAGCACCACCTTGTCGCGGAGGGTCCACACCGAATCCGCGAGCACCAGGTTCCCGGATTGCTGCTGTTCGGTCACGAGCGCCTTCAGCAACAGCGGATTTCCGCCCACGATGCTGTGGTAGGCGCTGACGAGGGAGGCGGAGACGCGGTGCCCGAGCAGGGACAGAAGTACCTGGCGGGTCTGGAGCTCGTTCAGGTTGTCCAGCCTGACCTCGGTCAGCCGGCGGTCCGTCAGGAGCCAGTGGAAATCCGCGGGCAGGTCACTGCTCTTGGGTGCCACCGCAACGATGCGCGCTGTGCCGGTGAGCAGGACGTTCAGGAGCACGCCGGCACTCATATCGTCGATGCTTCCGGCGGTGTCAAGGGTGATGATGCACTGACGTCCGGCGGCATCGCTCTTAATCAGGGACGTGATGCCGCGAAGAATCGCAGTAGGGGAACCCATATATGCCTGCGGAAGCCGCGCCAGCAGGAAGGCGAGGCACCCGTAAGGGGTTTTCTCGGCGGCGGGTCCCCCGCGCAGCTGCAAGCTCCAGACGTCGGGGCCAAGTTCAGAAACGGCGGTCCGGGCCAGGGATGACTTGCCGACGCCACGGCTGCCGGTGATGACGACACCGAGGGATTCCTTGCTGGTAAGAGCTATGCGGACGGCTTCGAGGTTGGCGCTTCGGGCAGGCACAGACCAACGCTGAAGCTCTGACGTGCCAGCGGTGTCCGTGTTTGACTCAACAGTATTGAGCATTGACCCACGTCCCCAGCTGAGTGGCTCGATTGACATGAACTTATCCCCTAGATCCCGCTATAACGGGATTAAGCCCCATCGCTCCCCCGCTTACGAAGAAGACTACCCCTTGGCACAGACACTAAAACAGGGCGGCCGGGTTTTAAGTTATTTTCCCTGGAGCTCCGACTTCACAGGATGGAACTTCTGCTGGGCCGCAGTCAGGCCGTCCCGGACCAGCATGTCGACGGCATCCGCGGCCTCATCCAGAAGGAACGGAAGGTCCTTCCG
Above is a window of Arthrobacter pascens DNA encoding:
- a CDS encoding helix-turn-helix transcriptional regulator; its protein translation is MSIEPLSWGRGSMLNTVESNTDTAGTSELQRWSVPARSANLEAVRIALTSKESLGVVITGSRGVGKSSLARTAVSELGPDVWSLQLRGGPAAEKTPYGCLAFLLARLPQAYMGSPTAILRGITSLIKSDAAGRQCIITLDTAGSIDDMSAGVLLNVLLTGTARIVAVAPKSSDLPADFHWLLTDRRLTEVRLDNLNELQTRQVLLSLLGHRVSASLVSAYHSIVGGNPLLLKALVTEQQQSGNLVLADSVWTLRDKVVLDGAASLDDIVRSRWARKTPETREVIEMLSCARSVELSRLTTLYGAGIVADMEDAGLLDIDGSDSRWVSLREKYVGDVVRSWLSIARRRELRNLLLGGVEPDPSAMTVDELMAFAAWTHECEAELSPDMALAAAEAAVQLFDPHLALTYAEALKRDDPQWVPAQRQKAAAYLLLDLPIQAMAALDDISRPQLDSLSAKEYAHVVAAKSQVMVWLPEHTERVPGLLEEARRRLGVEQGLADSWPDPLAAAANRISLSEFEYKAFVGDFSSMIPALEAAANPARNADTWFRMNSSVILMTALSLTGREMDALRLMRQLGGQISDAAHIVGLRERFAAEAYLVLLMAGQWRRCIDLLDPPGTREAHRLPYRSAAAELSAGIAYVYSGRGAAALDSLLSAAAQLELRPAHSSLHAAYAAIALAYAQIGNAGQARKYLEKLRRPAGPCSFPTRSIIEFCADMAGRWLGEADSAARLKESARQNIAAGRYTLAGISLLGATVNGTEADFRLMEDVAGHRQGPLAEISRLIAVGSRSKDAKTLLAGGELAATLELDAVEARCMALAVDYARQAGDSVSARTAQARLDVLAATVASLPIVPSSGSPLLTSRERQIARLAGRGSSNRDIALEMGVSVRTVEGHLYQVFTKLGVTSRGDLTGLV